A window from Chiloscyllium plagiosum isolate BGI_BamShark_2017 unplaced genomic scaffold, ASM401019v2 scaf_9582, whole genome shotgun sequence encodes these proteins:
- the si:ch211-214j24.10 gene encoding nuclear fragile X mental retardation-interacting protein 2 — MEKSVSREVDEHRSLGSANGVATKYRRALDGGGGGGGGGSGYYRPVGRAPGSEGNSFRPLGRLPGTEGGYYRQAGDGRVRNSAHFQPRGEPRVYGRRFERKPGDGAINGLSRRWKARPPGNRLTRTRDGGEGAESLDEAEGSGGGAGEEEEEEEGGQPHGWTLFKPPATFPVGSSTARILPRISYASKVKENLGAEPTGAGGASDDHSSGPRLGQGLGAIFHNQWGLSFITEPGTGAADGARGEQRSGLNCGQETADPGRLGAPSPEPTSPPPPPPVHRLNTDWQQCTDTDPPELQEVVRYFSTGRLQREREEGGGVYPTPDPVPAPCLREGALPQTQSLSEGGGSPPDPVPAP, encoded by the exons ATGGAGAAATCGGTCAGTCGCGAGGTGGATGAACACAGGAGCCTGGGCTCGGCCAATGGCGTTGCTACAAAGTACCGTCGGGCGTTAGATGGCggtggtgggggaggaggagggggcagTGGATACTATCGGCCCGTGGGGCGGGCTCCGGGAAGTGAAGGCAACTCCTTCCGGCCCCTGGGAAGGCTCCCAGGCACCGAGGGTGGATACTACCGCCAGGCGGGAGACGGCAGGGTGAGGAACAGCGCTCACTTCCAGCCCCGCGGCGAGCCCAGGGTCTACGGGCGCAGGTTCGAGAGGAAGCCTGGCGACGGCGCCATTAATGGGTTGAGCCGCCGGTGGAAAGCCCGGCCCCCGGGGAACCGGCTGACCAGAACACGGGACGGGGGTGAAGGGGCCGAGTCCCTGGACGAGGCAGAGGGGAGCGGCGGCGGCGCCGgcgaagaggaggaggaggaagagggaggGCAGCCCCACGGCTGGACCTTGTTCAAACCCCCAGCCACGTTCCCGGTGGGGAGCAGCACAGCCCGAATCCTGCCCCGGATCAGTTACGCCAGTAAGGTGAAGGAGAATCTCGGCGCAGAGCCCACCGGGGCGGGAGGAGCCAGCGACGACCACTCATCGGGCCCCAGGCTGGGCCAGGGACTGGGAGCCATCTTCCACAACCAGTGGGGCCTGTCTTTCATCACTGAGCCGGGAACGGGCGCTGCAGACGGGGCAAGAGGGGAACAACGTTCCGGACTGAACTGTGGGCAGGAGACGGCAGATCCGGGGCGACTGGGAGCACCCAGTCCCGAGcccacctccccaccacctcctccgCCCGTACACAGACTGAACACTGACTGGCAGCAGTGCACAGACACTGACCCCCCAGAGCTGCAGGAGGTCGTACGGTATTTCTCCACAGGtcggttacagagagagagagag gagggggggggggtttaccCCACCCCAGACCCCGTCCCTGCTCCCTGTCTGAGGGAGGGGGCTCTCCCCCAGACCCAGTCCCTGTCTGAGGGAGGGGGCTCTCCCCCAGACCCAGTCCCTGCTCCCTGA